A region from the Candidatus Binatia bacterium genome encodes:
- a CDS encoding hydantoinase B/oxoprolinase family protein, which produces MSDPITAEVIKSGLVYAAEEMGIAVRNAAYSPNIKERLDHSCALFDRFGRLIAQAEHIPVHLGSLPWGLRRILEIVERDRGGPREGEMWLANDPYVAGTHLNDVTLVRPVFDEGRLLGYAANKAHHADVGGSVPGSMPADATELYAEGVVVPPVRLVRDERVCDEIVEIFRANSRTPEARSGDLRAQIAGNYTGERRLLELCRRYGRDGFDAAIERALDESEARMRAALRSLGAGVFEAVDYLEARDGEPSIAIALRLELRDGSARLDYAGTSPQLDAPLNAVFGVTLSGVHYALRAVTDPTIPMNDGCFRPVEVLAPEGSLLNPRRPAPVSGGNVETSMRNAEVVLQALALAAPRRVPACSGGTMSNVMLGGTRLDGSAWAFYETNGCGMGARPDRDGIDAIHCHMTNTLNTPVEAIEGEYPLRVTRYEIAEGTGGAGRHRGGSGLIRALELTEGTAHATLLADRHTLEPPGTQGGEPGRCGRHTLARRGRETPLRAKASLPLEPGDVLTIQTPGGGGYGSPEGA; this is translated from the coding sequence GTGAGCGATCCGATCACCGCCGAAGTAATCAAGAGCGGCCTCGTCTACGCGGCGGAAGAGATGGGCATCGCGGTGCGCAACGCTGCGTACTCGCCGAATATCAAGGAGCGGCTCGACCACTCTTGCGCGCTCTTCGACCGGTTCGGACGGCTGATCGCGCAAGCCGAGCACATTCCCGTTCATCTCGGCTCGCTGCCGTGGGGTCTGCGCCGCATCCTCGAGATCGTGGAACGCGATCGCGGCGGCCCCCGCGAGGGCGAGATGTGGCTCGCGAACGATCCCTACGTTGCGGGGACGCATCTCAACGACGTGACGCTCGTGCGGCCGGTCTTCGACGAAGGGCGGCTTCTCGGTTACGCGGCGAACAAGGCGCATCACGCGGACGTCGGCGGCTCCGTCCCCGGCTCGATGCCCGCCGACGCCACGGAGCTCTATGCCGAAGGCGTCGTCGTCCCGCCGGTCCGCTTGGTGCGCGACGAGCGCGTCTGCGACGAGATCGTCGAGATATTCCGTGCGAACTCGCGCACTCCGGAGGCGCGCAGCGGCGACCTGCGCGCGCAGATCGCCGGCAACTACACCGGCGAGCGGCGTCTGCTCGAGCTCTGCAGGCGATACGGACGCGACGGATTCGACGCTGCCATCGAGCGCGCGCTCGACGAGAGCGAGGCTCGCATGCGCGCGGCGCTGCGATCGCTCGGCGCCGGCGTCTTCGAGGCCGTGGATTACCTCGAAGCGCGCGACGGTGAGCCGAGCATCGCGATCGCACTGCGTCTCGAACTGCGCGACGGCAGCGCGCGGCTCGATTACGCCGGAACCTCGCCGCAGCTCGACGCTCCGCTCAACGCCGTCTTCGGCGTTACGCTCTCGGGCGTGCACTACGCTCTGCGCGCGGTGACCGACCCGACGATCCCGATGAACGACGGGTGCTTCCGCCCCGTCGAGGTGCTCGCCCCCGAAGGCTCTCTCCTCAATCCGCGGCGGCCCGCGCCGGTCTCGGGCGGGAACGTCGAGACGAGCATGCGCAACGCCGAAGTGGTGCTGCAGGCGCTGGCGCTCGCGGCGCCGCGGCGCGTTCCGGCGTGCAGCGGCGGAACGATGAGCAACGTCATGCTCGGCGGCACGCGCCTCGACGGCTCGGCGTGGGCCTTCTACGAGACGAACGGCTGCGGCATGGGAGCGCGCCCCGATCGCGACGGCATCGACGCGATCCACTGCCATATGACCAACACGCTGAACACGCCGGTCGAAGCGATCGAAGGCGAGTATCCGCTGCGCGTCACGCGCTACGAGATCGCCGAAGGCACGGGCGGCGCCGGACGCCATCGCGGCGGCAGCGGATTGATTCGCGCGCTCGAGTTGACCGAAGGGACCGCGCACGCGACGCTGCTTGCGGATCGCCATACGCTCGAGCCGCCCGGCACGCAGGGCGGCGAACCGGGGCGCTGCGGCCGCCACACGCTCGCGCGCCGCGGACGCGAGACGCCGTTGCGCGCGAAGGCGAGCCTGCCGCTCGAGCCCGGCGACGTGCTGACGATTCAAACGCCGGGCGGCGGCGGGTACGGGTCTCCCGAGGGCGCTTAG
- a CDS encoding HAD family hydrolase produces the protein MLFDRDETIVVDVPFNGDPDRVEPAPNARALLDRLRAAGLPLAVVSNQSGVGRGLITVEQVAAVNARVEELLGPFAGFFVCPHAPEDACDCRKPKPKLILDAARAMGVDPACCVVVGDRESDVEAARNAGAIPLRVAGPHALEEAVETILRLAAA, from the coding sequence GTGCTCTTCGACCGCGACGAGACGATCGTCGTCGACGTGCCGTTCAACGGCGATCCCGATCGCGTCGAGCCGGCGCCCAACGCGCGCGCGCTGCTCGACCGTCTGCGCGCGGCGGGCCTGCCGCTCGCGGTCGTCAGCAATCAGAGCGGCGTCGGCCGCGGCTTGATCACGGTGGAGCAGGTCGCTGCGGTCAACGCCCGCGTCGAGGAGCTGCTCGGACCGTTCGCCGGGTTCTTCGTCTGCCCGCACGCGCCGGAGGACGCGTGCGATTGCCGCAAGCCCAAACCGAAGCTGATCCTCGACGCCGCGCGCGCGATGGGCGTCGATCCGGCGTGCTGCGTCGTCGTCGGCGATCGCGAGAGCGACGTCGAGGCGGCGCGCAACGCCGGCGCGATTCCGCTGCGAGTCGCGGGGCCGCACGCGCTGGAAGAGGCGGTCGAGACGATCCTGCGGCTCGCCGCCGCGTAA
- a CDS encoding glycosyltransferase family 2 protein — MPALSVVVPVYDNWWLTARCLCELERLRDGTLPFETIVVDNASSDETPRAIAGFPWVRYIRNETNANFAGACNAGVRAAQSPLTLLLNNDAFPLGDALTPLVRAFDRDEVAIAGGALFFEDGAVQAAGLVLLPNAHWHYDCRNLPQTLDAVTQPRDALAVSGAAMAVRTRWFVEAGGFDEAFVNGFEDVDLCMRARERGFSIAYVPTARFAHYEAASANRFAREAENERRFYDRWARALGALPRTARGEVGAIALESAATDRLETAALDDLERALRDFGHPVVRGRIPPWRRFDRRYRRAASLAWLSNECDPPGVSIARRGESTTIRTRGAASFEVPWLPCASEKRASALALRRSRDPSCAAIGVAGGSDSELLALEQAGGFSTVRITPEMLLGGGAAVEVACVVHLGLTDDAAFGNVVAAQAGLPAVVLASAELQAIFAPDVALAGTRAGLPELARRTIGDVSLRERYGALVAADARRRFSPRRSAIRVVDLLAAARFGPERPGAARSNAPL, encoded by the coding sequence GTGCCCGCGCTCAGCGTCGTCGTCCCGGTCTACGATAACTGGTGGCTGACGGCGCGATGCCTGTGCGAACTCGAGCGCCTACGCGACGGAACGCTCCCGTTCGAGACGATCGTCGTCGATAACGCCTCGAGCGACGAGACGCCGCGGGCGATCGCGGGATTTCCGTGGGTGCGCTACATCCGCAACGAGACGAACGCCAACTTCGCCGGCGCCTGCAACGCGGGCGTGCGTGCCGCGCAATCGCCGCTGACGCTGCTGCTCAACAACGATGCCTTTCCGCTCGGCGACGCGCTGACGCCGCTCGTGCGCGCGTTCGACCGCGACGAGGTGGCGATCGCGGGCGGGGCGCTCTTCTTCGAGGACGGTGCCGTGCAGGCCGCCGGGCTCGTGCTCTTACCGAACGCGCACTGGCACTACGACTGCCGCAACCTGCCGCAGACGCTCGACGCCGTGACGCAGCCGCGCGACGCGCTCGCGGTCTCCGGCGCGGCGATGGCAGTGCGCACGCGGTGGTTCGTCGAGGCCGGCGGCTTCGACGAGGCGTTCGTCAACGGGTTCGAAGACGTCGATCTCTGCATGCGCGCGCGCGAGCGCGGGTTCTCGATCGCGTACGTCCCCACGGCGCGCTTCGCGCATTACGAGGCGGCATCGGCGAACCGCTTCGCGCGCGAGGCCGAGAACGAACGGCGCTTCTACGATCGCTGGGCGCGCGCGTTGGGAGCGCTGCCGCGAACCGCCCGCGGTGAAGTCGGCGCGATCGCGCTCGAGAGCGCGGCGACGGATCGGCTCGAGACGGCGGCGCTCGACGATCTCGAGCGCGCGCTGCGCGACTTCGGCCATCCGGTCGTCCGCGGACGAATTCCGCCCTGGCGGCGCTTCGACCGGCGCTACCGGCGCGCGGCCTCGCTCGCGTGGCTTTCCAACGAGTGCGATCCGCCGGGGGTCTCGATCGCGCGACGCGGCGAAAGCACGACGATCCGCACGCGCGGCGCGGCGAGTTTCGAGGTGCCGTGGCTTCCGTGCGCCTCCGAGAAGCGCGCGAGCGCGCTCGCGCTGCGCCGCTCGCGCGATCCGTCGTGCGCGGCGATCGGCGTCGCCGGAGGGAGCGACTCGGAGTTGCTCGCGCTCGAGCAGGCCGGCGGCTTTTCGACGGTTCGGATAACGCCGGAGATGCTGCTCGGAGGCGGCGCCGCCGTCGAAGTCGCGTGCGTCGTCCATCTCGGTCTCACCGACGACGCAGCCTTCGGCAACGTCGTGGCGGCGCAGGCCGGCCTGCCCGCGGTCGTGCTCGCGAGCGCGGAGTTGCAGGCGATCTTCGCGCCGGACGTCGCGCTCGCCGGGACGCGCGCCGGCCTTCCCGAGTTGGCGCGCCGGACGATCGGCGACGTGAGCTTACGTGAACGATACGGCGCGCTCGTCGCCGCCGACGCGCGTCGCCGCTTCTCGCCGCGGCGCAGCGCGATCCGCGTCGTGGATCTGCTTGCGGCCGCGCGATTCGGCCCGGAGCGACCGGGAGCCGCGCGGAGCAATGCCCCGCTCTAA
- a CDS encoding serine hydrolase, which yields MELRPDALAYARAHGLHALVAERAGEIVAEEYGDGFDRSTPHALYSGTKSFWGVAALRARDDGLLSLDERVADTIERWGDDPWKRRVTLRMLLSLTAGIGFGGLGASVPIYEKALNVTLRDEPGTKFTYGGIPLQVFGAVLARKLARSERTPHEYLRERVLAPAGVRVANWRKLSDGTQPLPTGASLDAQAWLAYGRYVLAERASLAPCFEGSPANQRYGLGWWLGARGAPADLFYASGSAGQALYLVPSLDLTIVHFGKSSSYKHEAFLKRCFA from the coding sequence ATGGAGCTTCGGCCCGACGCGCTCGCCTACGCGCGCGCCCACGGTCTGCACGCGCTCGTGGCCGAGCGCGCGGGCGAGATCGTCGCGGAGGAGTACGGCGACGGCTTCGATCGTTCGACGCCGCACGCGCTCTACAGCGGGACGAAGAGCTTCTGGGGCGTGGCCGCGCTTCGAGCCCGCGACGACGGATTGCTCTCGCTCGACGAACGCGTCGCCGATACGATCGAGCGCTGGGGCGACGATCCGTGGAAACGGCGCGTGACGCTGCGCATGCTTCTCTCTCTGACGGCGGGCATCGGATTCGGCGGCCTCGGCGCGAGCGTGCCGATCTACGAGAAAGCGCTGAACGTGACGCTGCGCGACGAGCCGGGGACGAAATTCACGTACGGCGGGATCCCGCTGCAGGTATTCGGCGCCGTGCTCGCGCGCAAACTCGCCCGCAGCGAGCGAACGCCGCACGAGTATCTGCGCGAGCGCGTTCTCGCTCCCGCCGGCGTGCGCGTCGCGAACTGGCGCAAACTGAGCGACGGCACGCAGCCGCTGCCGACCGGCGCTTCGCTCGACGCACAGGCCTGGCTGGCGTACGGCCGTTACGTGCTCGCCGAACGCGCCTCGCTCGCGCCGTGCTTCGAAGGGAGCCCAGCCAACCAACGGTACGGGCTCGGCTGGTGGCTCGGCGCGCGCGGCGCGCCGGCCGATCTCTTCTATGCGAGCGGATCTGCCGGGCAAGCGCTCTATCTCGTCCCCTCGCTCGACCTGACGATCGTTCACTTCGGGAAGAGCTCGTCGTACAAGCACGAAGCGTTCCTCAAACGATGCTTCGCGTAA
- a CDS encoding alkaline phosphatase family protein: MLRVNLVAAPLSAVLALAACSSGAPLPYAGGGGVLERVAGTGAGKIKHIVYIVQENRSFDNLFQGYPGADTVSSGKNSFGRTVQLKPVSLADQYEIDHSAEAMFAACDGQGSIPGTKCKMDGFNKEESWGGPSDFPEYVYVPRIESKPYFDMAHEWVLADRMFQSQLDESFVAHQYIIAAQAAWSVNLPSGRWGCGGGKYDVVSTITASRNPQGPAVAPCYDYETLGDELDTAGLSWRFYASSYGSKSSDYGAVWSSYQAIKHIYGHADWKNVISPDWRFILDVRAGKLADFTWITPVCSYSDHVNCGGGDGPSWVAALVDTIGASKFWDTTAIFVQWDDWGGLYDHVPPPYRGRDGVGFRVPLLVISPYAKHDYVTHVPLETASVLKFAENLWGLDPLAAADSRANSPGGDSFDFSKPPRRFIHINAPLPPKFFIGHPDEYAAPDYE, translated from the coding sequence ATGCTTCGCGTAAACCTCGTCGCGGCGCCGCTTAGCGCGGTCCTCGCGCTCGCCGCGTGTTCGTCCGGCGCGCCGCTACCGTACGCGGGCGGCGGCGGCGTGCTCGAGCGCGTCGCCGGCACCGGCGCCGGCAAGATCAAGCACATCGTCTATATCGTGCAAGAGAACCGCAGCTTCGATAACCTCTTCCAAGGCTATCCCGGCGCCGACACCGTCTCTTCGGGGAAGAACTCGTTCGGACGGACCGTCCAACTCAAACCGGTCAGCCTCGCCGATCAATACGAGATCGATCACTCGGCGGAGGCGATGTTCGCCGCGTGCGACGGGCAGGGGAGCATTCCCGGGACGAAGTGCAAGATGGACGGCTTCAACAAGGAAGAGTCGTGGGGCGGCCCGTCGGATTTCCCCGAGTACGTCTACGTTCCGCGCATCGAGTCGAAGCCGTACTTCGACATGGCGCACGAATGGGTGCTCGCCGACCGCATGTTCCAGTCGCAGCTCGACGAGAGTTTCGTCGCGCACCAGTACATCATCGCGGCGCAGGCGGCGTGGAGCGTGAATCTTCCTAGCGGGCGATGGGGCTGCGGCGGCGGCAAGTACGACGTCGTGTCGACAATCACCGCGTCGCGCAATCCGCAAGGGCCTGCCGTCGCTCCATGTTACGACTACGAGACGCTCGGCGACGAGCTCGATACCGCCGGACTATCGTGGCGCTTTTACGCCAGCTCCTACGGCAGCAAGTCGAGCGACTACGGCGCCGTCTGGTCGAGTTACCAGGCGATCAAACACATCTACGGACACGCGGATTGGAAGAACGTGATCTCGCCGGATTGGAGATTCATCCTCGACGTGCGCGCCGGCAAGCTCGCGGACTTCACCTGGATTACGCCGGTCTGCAGTTACTCCGATCACGTCAACTGCGGCGGCGGCGACGGCCCGTCGTGGGTCGCAGCGCTCGTGGACACGATCGGCGCGAGCAAGTTTTGGGACACGACGGCGATCTTCGTGCAGTGGGACGATTGGGGCGGCCTCTACGACCACGTGCCGCCGCCGTATCGAGGACGCGACGGCGTCGGCTTCCGCGTGCCGCTGCTCGTCATCTCGCCCTACGCCAAGCACGACTACGTCACGCACGTACCGTTGGAGACGGCGAGCGTGCTGAAATTCGCCGAGAACCTCTGGGGGCTCGATCCGCTCGCGGCGGCCGATAGCCGCGCGAACTCGCCGGGCGGCGACTCCTTCGATTTCTCGAAGCCGCCGCGGCGCTTCATCCACATCAACGCACCGCTGCCGCCGAAGTTCTTCATCGGCCACCCCGACGAGTACGCGGCGCCCGACTACGAGTAG
- the thiC gene encoding phosphomethylpyrimidine synthase ThiC, with product MKVYLGGSDPSIRVPRRAVTLTDGTVHTQYDTSGPHGDPQYEPDLRRGLPALRDPWIAQRGDTIELARPPATRAPRRAKPGANVTQMHYARRGEITREMEFVALREGVEPELVRSEIARGRAILPANVNHPESEPMIIGRNFLVKINANIGNSAVTSSIDEEVEKMTWATRWGADTVMDLSTGKNIHETREWILRNSPVPIGTVPIYQALEKVGGKAEDLTWELFAETLIEQAEQGVDYFTIHAGVLLRYVPLTAERITGIVSRGGSILAKWCLAHHRENFLYEHFEEICEIMKAYDVAFSLGDGLRPGCTADANDAAQFAELATLGELTDVAWKHDVQVMIEGPGHVPMHLIEENVRRQLEVCKEAPFYTLGPLVTDVAPGYDHITSAIGAAMIGWFGTAMLCYVTPKEHLGLPNKKDVKDGVIAYKIAAHAADLAKGHPGAAHWDDVLSKARFEFRWEDQFDLSLDPETAREFHDETLPAPGAKVAHFCSMCGPHFCSMKITQEVREYAERGMAEKSREFVEQGAEVYVPVS from the coding sequence ATGAAGGTCTATCTCGGGGGTTCGGACCCCTCGATTCGCGTTCCGCGGCGCGCCGTGACGCTCACGGACGGCACCGTGCACACGCAATACGACACGAGCGGACCGCACGGCGATCCGCAGTACGAGCCGGATCTGCGGCGCGGGCTTCCCGCGCTGCGCGACCCGTGGATCGCGCAACGCGGCGACACGATCGAACTCGCGCGGCCGCCGGCGACGCGCGCGCCGCGGCGAGCCAAGCCGGGCGCGAACGTCACGCAGATGCACTACGCGCGGCGCGGCGAGATCACGCGCGAGATGGAGTTCGTCGCGCTCCGCGAGGGCGTCGAGCCGGAGCTCGTTCGGAGCGAGATCGCGCGCGGGCGCGCGATCCTCCCCGCCAACGTCAACCATCCCGAGAGCGAGCCGATGATCATCGGCCGCAACTTCCTCGTAAAGATCAACGCGAACATCGGCAACTCCGCGGTGACCTCGTCGATCGACGAAGAGGTCGAGAAGATGACGTGGGCGACGCGCTGGGGCGCCGACACCGTCATGGATCTCTCGACCGGCAAGAACATTCACGAGACGCGCGAGTGGATTCTGCGCAACTCGCCCGTGCCGATCGGAACGGTTCCGATCTACCAGGCGCTCGAGAAGGTCGGCGGCAAGGCCGAGGACCTGACCTGGGAACTCTTCGCCGAGACGCTGATCGAACAGGCGGAGCAGGGCGTCGACTACTTCACGATCCACGCCGGCGTGCTGCTGCGCTACGTGCCGCTCACCGCGGAGCGCATCACCGGCATCGTCTCGCGCGGCGGGTCGATCCTCGCGAAGTGGTGCCTCGCGCACCATCGCGAGAACTTCCTCTACGAGCACTTCGAGGAGATCTGCGAGATCATGAAGGCGTACGACGTCGCCTTCTCGCTCGGCGACGGTCTGCGTCCGGGCTGCACCGCCGACGCGAACGACGCCGCGCAGTTCGCGGAGTTGGCAACGCTCGGCGAGTTGACCGACGTCGCGTGGAAGCACGACGTGCAGGTGATGATCGAGGGTCCGGGGCACGTGCCGATGCACTTGATCGAGGAGAACGTGCGCCGGCAACTCGAGGTCTGCAAAGAGGCGCCGTTTTACACGCTAGGTCCGCTCGTCACCGACGTCGCGCCCGGATACGATCACATCACGAGCGCGATCGGCGCCGCGATGATCGGATGGTTCGGCACCGCGATGCTCTGCTACGTGACGCCGAAAGAGCACCTCGGATTGCCGAACAAGAAGGACGTGAAGGACGGCGTCATCGCCTACAAGATCGCCGCGCACGCCGCCGATCTCGCCAAGGGCCATCCCGGCGCCGCGCACTGGGACGACGTGCTCTCGAAGGCGCGTTTCGAATTCCGCTGGGAGGATCAGTTCGATCTCTCGCTCGATCCCGAGACCGCGCGCGAGTTCCACGACGAGACGCTGCCGGCGCCCGGCGCGAAGGTCGCGCACTTCTGCTCGATGTGCGGCCCGCACTTCTGCTCGATGAAGATCACGCAAGAGGTGCGCGAGTACGCCGAGCGCGGCATGGCCGAGAAATCGCGCGAGTTCGTCGAGCAGGGAGCCGAGGTTTACGTTCCGGTCTCCTGA
- a CDS encoding lytic transglycosylase domain-containing protein, which produces MAVAALVGSLLASLAPARAAQRAIPATPTAIAVYASVLRQINPQMPGWQSRDLARRVLVNAERWRIDANMLVAIVTVESRWHTHAVSRAGAIGLGQLMPGTAAHLGVDPHDPVQNLSGAARYLRGLVGKFGRKHYELVVAAYNAGPKAVTEYGGIPPYDETQNYVVRVFDTWQQLAKSVHLPAAAYAVAPAHGLDVDYWLEQTPQ; this is translated from the coding sequence GTGGCGGTAGCCGCTCTCGTAGGGTCGTTGCTCGCCTCGCTCGCGCCGGCGCGGGCCGCCCAGCGCGCGATCCCCGCAACGCCGACCGCCATCGCCGTCTATGCGTCGGTGCTGCGGCAAATCAACCCGCAGATGCCGGGCTGGCAGAGCCGCGATCTCGCGCGCCGCGTCCTCGTCAACGCCGAGCGCTGGCGCATTGACGCAAATATGCTCGTCGCCATCGTCACCGTCGAGTCGCGCTGGCACACGCACGCGGTGTCGCGCGCGGGCGCGATCGGGCTCGGGCAATTGATGCCGGGAACGGCCGCGCACCTCGGCGTCGACCCGCACGATCCCGTCCAGAACCTCTCCGGCGCCGCGCGCTACCTGCGCGGCCTCGTCGGGAAGTTCGGCCGCAAGCATTACGAGTTGGTCGTCGCGGCCTATAACGCCGGACCGAAGGCGGTCACCGAGTACGGAGGCATCCCGCCGTACGACGAGACGCAGAACTACGTCGTGCGCGTCTTCGACACGTGGCAGCAGCTCGCGAAGAGCGTCCATCTGCCGGCCGCGGCCTATGCCGTCGCGCCGGCCCACGGCCTCGACGTCGACTACTGGCTCGAACAAACCCCGCAGTAG
- a CDS encoding sugar porter family MFS transporter, protein MRAYVLLVASIAALGGLLFGYDTGVISGAILFITKDFDLPTRLQAFTISVVLIGCMAGAAVAGGVADRIGRRATLLAAGVIFLAGSILSALAPDETLLLAGRFVVGIGIGFSSVVAPLYISEVAPASSRGALVSLYQFAITVGILAAYVIDYALAGAGEWRWMLGLAVVPSLVLVGGMVGMPESPRYLFKIGLAAQARSVLGRIYVDPAEEAREERSIVESLQARGAGIEAFAQPALRWALIVGITLAVLQQITGINTVIYYGPQIFEMAGVASASASILAQSLVGAVNCFMTLIAIFFVDRIGRKPLLYIGLTGMFCALSALALAFARPHLSGTLGTIALWSMMVYVGCFAFSLGPIVWLLLSEIFPLPVRGLGMSLSTLANWVGNFAVSQLFLTMIAHLGATGTFSLYAALCVVTLFFVRSAVPETKQELLESIRVGNA, encoded by the coding sequence ATGAGGGCGTACGTTCTTTTGGTCGCTTCGATTGCGGCGCTGGGCGGATTGCTCTTCGGTTACGACACCGGCGTTATCTCGGGCGCGATCCTCTTTATAACGAAGGACTTCGACTTACCGACGCGGCTGCAGGCGTTTACGATCAGCGTCGTCTTGATCGGCTGCATGGCCGGCGCGGCGGTCGCCGGCGGCGTCGCGGATCGAATCGGCAGGCGCGCGACGCTGCTCGCGGCGGGCGTGATCTTTCTCGCCGGCTCGATCCTCTCGGCGCTCGCGCCGGACGAGACGCTGCTGCTCGCGGGACGCTTCGTCGTCGGCATCGGGATCGGGTTCAGCTCGGTCGTCGCGCCGCTCTATATCTCCGAGGTCGCGCCGGCTTCGTCGCGTGGTGCGCTCGTCTCGCTCTACCAGTTTGCGATCACCGTCGGCATCTTGGCCGCGTACGTCATCGACTACGCGCTCGCCGGCGCGGGAGAGTGGCGCTGGATGCTCGGCCTCGCGGTCGTTCCGTCGCTCGTCCTCGTCGGCGGCATGGTCGGCATGCCGGAGAGTCCGCGCTATCTCTTCAAGATCGGCCTCGCCGCGCAAGCGCGATCCGTGTTGGGACGGATCTACGTCGATCCCGCCGAGGAAGCGCGCGAGGAACGGTCGATCGTGGAGAGCCTGCAGGCGCGCGGCGCCGGCATCGAGGCGTTCGCGCAGCCCGCCCTGCGGTGGGCGCTGATCGTCGGCATCACGCTCGCCGTGCTGCAGCAGATCACCGGCATCAACACCGTCATCTACTACGGGCCGCAGATCTTCGAGATGGCCGGCGTCGCGTCCGCATCGGCCTCGATATTGGCGCAGTCGCTCGTCGGCGCGGTCAACTGCTTCATGACGCTGATCGCGATATTCTTCGTGGATCGAATCGGCCGCAAGCCGCTGCTCTACATCGGTCTCACCGGCATGTTCTGCGCGCTCTCCGCGCTCGCGCTCGCCTTTGCGCGGCCGCACCTCTCCGGGACGCTCGGCACGATCGCGCTCTGGAGCATGATGGTCTACGTCGGATGCTTCGCGTTCAGCCTCGGTCCGATCGTCTGGCTGCTCCTTTCGGAGATCTTTCCGCTGCCGGTGCGCGGGTTGGGGATGTCGCTCTCGACGCTCGCCAACTGGGTCGGCAACTTCGCCGTCTCGCAGCTCTTTCTCACGATGATCGCGCATCTCGGAGCGACCGGCACGTTCTCCCTCTACGCCGCCCTCTGCGTCGTTACGCTGTTCTTCGTGCGCTCCGCGGTTCCCGAGACGAAGCAGGAGCTGCTCGAATCGATTCGCGTCGGCAACGCCTGA